The Flavobacterium sp. 1 genome contains the following window.
ATTTACAAATCCAAGAAGATGGACTTCCTGTGCTTTTATTTGGGGATATAGCTTTTGCAACAGCCGATATTTTTACAAGATTTGACGGAAACGTTTCCAGAATCGAAGCCATTCGTGGTGGATCGGCTTCTACGTTATCTTCCAATTCTCCCGGTGGAATTATCAATTTTATAAGCAAAACAGGAAAAACGGAAGGCGGAATGATCAGAACAAGTTTTGGCTTAGATTACAATAATTTTAGAACTGATTTAGACTACGGTGCAAAAATTGGGGATGGTTTATATTTTCATGCAGGTGGTTTTTACAGAGCGGGTGAAGGAGTAAGAAAAACAGGTTCTACATCTAATAACGGAGGGCAAGTAAAATTCAATATCACAAAAGAATTTGAAAAAGGAACAGTAACTGTTTATGCGAAATTTTTAAATGACAAAGCCGTAGCTTATATGCCAATGCCGGTTCAAGTTACGGGAACAAATGCTGACCCAACTTGGGGAAATGTTAAAGGTTTTGATGCTACGACAGGAGCTTTGCAATCTATTTATTTGAACCATAATGTAGGTCTTGGTCCTGACGGTCAATTAAGAAGAGGAAATGTTGCCGATGGAATGAATCCGGTTTCAACATCAATTGGAGCGAGTGCTTCTTTTAATCTGGACGAAGATTGGAAAGTAGATGATAATTTTCGTTATTCTGCTAATAGTGGTGGATTTATAGCTCCATTTCCTGCAGAAGTTGGTTCTGCTTCTGCAATAGCAAATTCATTCGGTGCAGGTTCAACTTTGACGTATGCAAATTCTGGAGCAGCTTTTGACAATCCTAACGGATTAGTTTCCAGAATACACATGTTTGACACAAAATTAAACGATTTAAGTAATTTCATGAATGATTTAAGAGTGACCAAAAAATTTGATAAAGTAGGAATCACAGCTGGTTACTTCAAATCGATTCAAAACATCTCTATGTCATGGTTATGGAATTCTTATTTACAGGAAGTTTCAGATAATAATCCTCGTTTAATAAATGTCACAAATGCCTCTGGAAATTTATTGTCCGAAAACGGATTGTATGCTTATGGTGTTCCAGCTTGGGGCAATTGTTGTACAAGAAATTATGACACTCAATACAATGTATCAGCTCCTTATGTAAACGTAACTGTTGATGCAACTGATAAACTTTCGCTCGAAGGTGGTTTACGTTATGATATGGGTAAGGTTTCAGGATCTTTTGCCGGCAGTGCACAAACCATATTTGATATTAATAATAACGGTATGATTTCTGCTCCTGAAGCAAGTGTTTCTGCAGTAAACACAGCAAACGAAACTACTGTTCACTATGACTACGATTATGTTTCCTATACTTTTGGAGCTAATTTTTTATTAACAGAAAAACAATCTCTTTTCGCAAGATACAGTAAAGGCGCTTCTGCAAAAGCCGATCGCATTTTATTCTCAGGATTGGATTATCTGGATGGAAATAAAATCAACGCATTGGACTTTTTGACACAAGCCGAATTTGGGTACAAACAAAAATTTTCTAGCGGATATGTATATGCAACTGCTTTTCATTCTAAAACAGACGAGCAAGGCGGTTATGAAGCAACTTCAAACAGCATTATAAAAAACAATTATAGATCGTATGGTTTAGAATTAGAATCGTCTTATAACGTGAATGATAATTTTAATTTGCGAGGAGCATTAACTTATACAAAAGCTGAAATTATTTCTGGCGACAACAATGGAAATGAACCAAGGAGACAACCAAAATTAATGTATAATTTTATGCCTACCTATAACTTTTCAAAAGACAAAAACACCATTGGATTGAGTGTTATTGGTCAAACCAAAGCCTATACACAAGATTCAAATGAGTTAGTAATGAATGGTTTTGCAATTGTAAATGCATTTATTGAAGTTGGAATTACAAAAGGATTATCAGTAAATTTCTCAGCAAACAACTTATTTGACACCTTGGCAATTACAGAAACCGAAGAAAGTAGTATTACGGCAAATACTGTAAACTATGTAAGAGCTAGACCAATGTCAGGAAGATCTACTTCAGTGGCTTTGTCTTATAGATTTTAAAAAATATTATATTTTTAGTTAGTTGACAATTCCTGTATGTATGTTTCAAAAATACAGGAATTGTTTTTTTACAAAAAAAACATTATTGCTGACCACTCTTTAAATTCATCAAAATGAAAAAAAACGTTTATTTATTTTTACTCTTTTTTACTCTTTTTCAAATTAATTTGAATGCTCAAGCTATTGCAGAACCAGAAAAATCGAATGAAAAAGCAAAAAAAATAATCCTTATTTATGGCAGTCCAAATTGCCATTATTGCACCGATACTAAGAATATCTTAATCGAAAATAAAATTGATTTCATCTTTTACGATATCGATACCGACAAAGGCGCTCTTAATGAAATGCTTGCAAAACTGAGAAAGGCCAACATAAACACAAATAATCTCGGAATTCCAGTTATTGATAAATATGGAGAAATATTTTCAAACAATACCACGTTTGATGATTTTATAAAAAAATTAATTCCCTAAGCTATGTTCAAAAAGACAAAACTGAATTTTTGGCAGATTATCAGTATGAATGTCGGTTTTTTCGGAATTCAATACAGTTTTGGTTTACAACAAAGTGCTGTTAATCCTATATATGACTTTTTACATGCAAGTCCAGATCAAATTCCGATACTAAATCTTGCTGGGCCATTAACGGGATTATTGATTCAACCCATTATTGGTGCGATGAGTGATAAAACTTGGCATCCAAGATGGGGCAGGCGCAAACCGTACTTTTTCATTGGAGCCATAATTTGTAGTATCGCATTATTTCTATTCCCATTTAGCAGTTCCTTATGGATGGCTGCAGGCTTGCTTTGGATTTTAGACGTAGGAAACAATACCGCCATGGAGCCGTATCGGGCTTTTATTGCCGATACGCTGGACGAAGAACAACAACCAGTAGGTTTTCAGGCGCAAAGTTTTTTTACTGGTTTTGGACAGTTTCTGGCTTATATTTCTCTTTTTCTGTTTCCAATTGTTTTTGTTGGTTATACCGGATCATTACCAACTTGGATTTATGCCTCCTTCTTTTTAGGAGCAATCCTTTCTGTAACTTCCATTTGGTGGAGTATGGGCAAAACAAAAGAAATCCCGCCAACAGCAGAAGAATTAGCCATTTTAAAAGCTGAACCATTAAATGTTTTTTCGCCCTTCATTGATATTTATAAAGCAGTTTTAGAAATGCCAACAGTGATGTGGCAACTGTTTCTGGTTTATTTGTTTCAGTGGTATGCGATGATGTGC
Protein-coding sequences here:
- a CDS encoding glutaredoxin family protein, which gives rise to MKKNVYLFLLFFTLFQINLNAQAIAEPEKSNEKAKKIILIYGSPNCHYCTDTKNILIENKIDFIFYDIDTDKGALNEMLAKLRKANINTNNLGIPVIDKYGEIFSNNTTFDDFIKKLIP
- a CDS encoding MFS transporter yields the protein MFKKTKLNFWQIISMNVGFFGIQYSFGLQQSAVNPIYDFLHASPDQIPILNLAGPLTGLLIQPIIGAMSDKTWHPRWGRRKPYFFIGAIICSIALFLFPFSSSLWMAAGLLWILDVGNNTAMEPYRAFIADTLDEEQQPVGFQAQSFFTGFGQFLAYISLFLFPIVFVGYTGSLPTWIYASFFLGAILSVTSIWWSMGKTKEIPPTAEELAILKAEPLNVFSPFIDIYKAVLEMPTVMWQLFLVYLFQWYAMMCYWQNNSKSIALSVWNVTPKNVMGYEKAVEWNGLIGAFGFIVTFSIAFYLAKLAKKYGAKMIHFACLLFGAISFLWFPTVQNQYVFFAVIIGYGITWASMMGIPYLMVVAVVPKERYGVYMGIINMMIVIPMIIQNLSFGYILKNFLDNDPRQAIRFAGVLLVLAAICTLLIKIKNTKLSE
- a CDS encoding TonB-dependent receptor, which produces MKKIILLLKRCQLILALLLFNLSFSQNSTLSGVVSDTNGNPISGANITIQNTEKGTSTNFDGSYQFPNLQNGNVIVIASYMGYKTTQTSVSINGNTIQNISMTSDANQLNDIIITGVVSPRTKIKSSVSITSLNTKQIEQSAPRSTAEIFRSIPGIRSESSGGEGNSNISVRGVPISSGGSKYLQIQEDGLPVLLFGDIAFATADIFTRFDGNVSRIEAIRGGSASTLSSNSPGGIINFISKTGKTEGGMIRTSFGLDYNNFRTDLDYGAKIGDGLYFHAGGFYRAGEGVRKTGSTSNNGGQVKFNITKEFEKGTVTVYAKFLNDKAVAYMPMPVQVTGTNADPTWGNVKGFDATTGALQSIYLNHNVGLGPDGQLRRGNVADGMNPVSTSIGASASFNLDEDWKVDDNFRYSANSGGFIAPFPAEVGSASAIANSFGAGSTLTYANSGAAFDNPNGLVSRIHMFDTKLNDLSNFMNDLRVTKKFDKVGITAGYFKSIQNISMSWLWNSYLQEVSDNNPRLINVTNASGNLLSENGLYAYGVPAWGNCCTRNYDTQYNVSAPYVNVTVDATDKLSLEGGLRYDMGKVSGSFAGSAQTIFDINNNGMISAPEASVSAVNTANETTVHYDYDYVSYTFGANFLLTEKQSLFARYSKGASAKADRILFSGLDYLDGNKINALDFLTQAEFGYKQKFSSGYVYATAFHSKTDEQGGYEATSNSIIKNNYRSYGLELESSYNVNDNFNLRGALTYTKAEIISGDNNGNEPRRQPKLMYNFMPTYNFSKDKNTIGLSVIGQTKAYTQDSNELVMNGFAIVNAFIEVGITKGLSVNFSANNLFDTLAITETEESSITANTVNYVRARPMSGRSTSVALSYRF